A genome region from Brassica oleracea var. oleracea cultivar TO1000 chromosome C2, BOL, whole genome shotgun sequence includes the following:
- the LOC106327663 gene encoding magnesium transporter MRS2-10, translated as MSDLKERLLPPRPASAINLRGEAAASRPSASGRQPLLGVDVSGLKKRGQGLKSWIRVDTFANTQVIEVDKFSMMRRCDLPARDLRLLDPLFVYPSTILGRERAIVVNLEQIRCIITADEVLLLNSLDNYVLRYVVELQQRLKASAVGEVWNQDRNELIRRRNNVFQNSSPDYLPFEFRALEIALEAACTFLDAQASELEIEAYPLLDELTSKISTLNLERVRRLKSRLVALTRRVQKVRDEIEQLMDDDGDMAEMYLTEKKKRMEGSLNGGDHHSLLGYRSNDGLSLSAPVSPVSSPPDSSRRLEKSLSIARSRHDSARSSESATENIEELEMLLEAYFVVIDSTLNKLTSLKEYIDDTEDFINIQLDNVRNQLIQFELLLTTATFVVAIFGVVAGIFGMNFEIDFFEKPGAFKWVLTITGVSGLLVFLAFLWFYKRRRLMPL; from the exons ATGTCTGATCTCAAGGAGCGTTTGCTTCCTCCGAGACCCGCTTCAGCTATAAACCTCAGAGGAGAAGCAGCAGCGTCTCGCCCTTCTGCCTCAGGGAGACAGCCTCTCCTCGGAGTTGACGTTTCAGGTCTCAAGAAACGTGGACAAGGTCTCAAGTCGTGGATCCGCGTTGACACTTTCGCCAATACACAGGTCATTGAGGTTGATAAGTTCTCAATGATGCGTAGATGCGACTTGCCGGCACGTGACTTGCGCCTGCTTGATCCTTTGTTCGTGTATCCCTCTACTATCCTGGGGCGTGAGAGAGCTATTGTTGTTAACTTGGAGCAGATTCGTTGTATTATCACTGCGGATGAGGTTTTGCTGTTGAACTCTCTCGATAACTATGTGCTTCGGTATGTGGTTGAGTTGCAACAGAGGCTTAAGGCAAGTGCTGTTGGTGAGGTTTGGAATCAGGACAGGAACGAACTCATCAGGAGGAGGAACAATGTGTTCCAAAACTCGTCCCCTGATTATTTGCCTTTTGAGTTTAGGGCTCTTGAGATTGCTCTCGAAGCTGCTTGTACCTTCCTTGATGCTCAGGCTTCAGAGTTGGAGATTGAGGCGTACCCGTTATTGGATGAGCTTACCTCAAAGATCAGTACTTTGAACTTGGAGCGTGTGCGTAGACTGAAGAGCAGACTTGTGGCGTTGACGAGAAGAGTTCAGAAGGTGAGGGATGAGATCGAGCAGTTGATGGACGATGATGGGGACATGGCTGAGATGTATTTAACCGAGAAGAAGAAGAGAATGGAAGGTTCTTTGAATGGTGGTGATCATCACTCTTTACTTGGCTACAGATCAAACGATGGTCTTTCACTCTCTGCGCCAGTTTCTCCTGTTTCTTCTCCTCCTGACTCTTCAAGGAGACTTGAGAAAAGCTTGAGCATTGCGAGGAGCAGGCATGACAGTGCAAGAAGCTCGGAAAGCGCAACAGAGAATATAGAAGAGCTGGAGATGTTGCTGGAAGCTTACTTTGTTGTCATTGACAGCACTCTCAACAAGCTAACCTCG TTAAAGGAGTACATTGATGATACTGAAGATTTCATCAACATTCAATTG GATAACGTGAGGAATCAGCTGATCCAGTTTGAGCTGCTGCTAACTACAGCAACGTTCGTGGTGGCCATCTTTGGGGTTGTAGCAGGGATCTTTGGGATGAATTTTGAGATAGATTTCTTTGAGAAGCCTGGTGCTTTCAAATGGGTTTTGACCATTACTGGAGTCTCTGGTCTTCTCGTATTTTTGGCATTCCTCTGGTTCTACAAACGTAGAAGGCTCATGCCTCTGTGA
- the LOC106323882 gene encoding uncharacterized protein LOC106323882, with translation MGLKEDEWSFEHGVEEGLGHYVYSGEKNHVLAGIGIFTVIFGIPWYLMNQGSNHRSHQDYMEKADKARKARLSSSSSSDK, from the exons ATGGGCTTAA AAGAAGATGAATGGAGCTTCGAACATGGGGTGGAGGAGGGTTTAGGGCACTATGTGTACAGTGGGGAGAAGAATCACGTTTTAGCTGGGATCGGGATCTTCACCGTCATCTTCGGCATCCCTTGGTACCTTATGAATCAAG GATCTAATCATCGGTCTCACCAAGATTACATGGAGAAGGCTGATAAAGCTCGTAAAGCGCGTCTCTCTTCATCTTCATCCTCTGACAAGTAG
- the LOC106322534 gene encoding pentatricopeptide repeat-containing protein At1g80880, mitochondrial — protein MSCAAIARKLTRTTQLLNFQRQYLSRAVSRSFSSSSFHIVSFSSAFHRTGLAHSQILSHVPYFVYYNRFSTKTIFEEFDINNEVAPLEKGLIDLVRQVSELESESESDAMVSLEESTFDLNNGSLYSLIWELRDEWRLAFLAFKWGERRGCDDQKACDLMIWVLGNHQKFNIAWCLIRDMFHVSRDTRKAMFLMMDRYAAANDTSQAIRTFDIMDKFKHVPDDEAFQGLLHALCRHGHIEKAEEFMLASKKLFPLDVEGFNVILNGWCNVWTDVTEAKRIWREMGNYCITPNEDSYSHMISCFSKVGNLFDSLRLYDEMRKRGFTPGVEVYNSLVYVLTCENCFGEAVKLVEKMKEETLKPDSVTYNAMIRPLCEQGKVEEARDVLATMISEKLSPTVDTFHAFLECVNFDQTLEVLGQMKVSCLGPKEDTFLLVLGRLFKKKQPENALKIWAEMGRFEVAANGALCLATVQGLLACGWLQKARETYLDMEAKGFPGSPKLQKLLKEQKVKGVRKSKRKDLQKVGSRGGYRGQRSVVYKNVSDRGKT, from the exons ATGAGCTGTGCTGCGATTGCTAGGAAACTAACGCGTACAACACAGCTGTTGAATTTTCAACGTCAGTATCTTTCACGTGCAGTGTCGAGATCGTTTTCTAGCTCATCTTTCCACATTGTTTCCTTCTCCTCAGCATTTCATCGAACAGGTCTTGCGCATTCTCAAATCTTAAGCCATGTCCCTTATTTTGTCTACTACAATCGCTTCTCCACCAAAACCATCTTCGAAGAATTTGATATCAACAACGAAGTGGCTCCTTTGGAGAAGGGTCTGATTGATTTAGTCAGGCAGGTCTCTGAGCTAGAGTCGGAGTCGGAGTCGGATGCCATGGTTTCTCTGGAAGAGTCAACCTTTGATCTAAATAATGGTTCTTTGTACTCTTTAATCTGGGAATTAAGAGATGAATGGAGGCTTGCCTTTCTAGCGTTTAAATGGGGAGAGAGACGAGGCTGCGATGATCAGAAAGCTTGTGACTTGATGATCTGGGTGTTGGGTAATCATCAAAAGTTCAACATAGCGTGGTGTTTGATCCGTGACATGTTTCATGTCTCAAGGGATACCAGAAAGGCCATGTTTCTCATGATGGACAG GTATGCTGCTGCTAATGATACAAGCCAAGCTATTCGGACATTCGATATCATGGATAAGTTTAAGCACGTTCCTGATGATGAAGCATTTCAAGGATTGTTACACGCCTTGTGTAGACATGGGCACATTGAAAAAGCTGAAGAATTCATGCTCGCAAGCAAAAAGCTCTTTCCTTTGGACGTTGAAGGATTTAACGTGATTCTTAATGGTTGGTGTAACGTTTGGACTGATGTGACTGAAGCCAAGAGGATTTGGCGAGAGATGGGGAACTACTGTATCACGCCTAACGAGGACTCTTACAGTCACATGATCTCTTGCTTTTCCAAAGTTGGCAACCTTTTTGATTCTCTTAGGCTCTACGATGAGATGAGGAAACGAGGGTTTACTCCCGGGGTTGAAGTTTATAACTCTTTGGTTTATGTGTTGACTTGCGAGAATTGCTTTGGTGAAGCTGTGAAGCTTGTGGAGAAGATGAAGGAGGAAACTTTAAAGCCAGATTCAGTCACTTACAATGCGATGATACGGCCTCTTTGTGAGCAGGGAAAAGTTGAAGAAGCGAGGGATGTATTGGCGACTATGATAAGTGAGAAGCTAAGTCCAACAGTTGATACGTTTCATGCATTCCTTGAATGTGTGAATTTCGATCAAACTTTAGAGGTTTTAGGACAAATGAAGGTTTCTTGTTTAGGTCCTAAAGAAGACACCTTTCTCCTCGTTCTTGGAAGATTATTCAAGAAGAAGCAACCGGAGAATGCTTTGAAGATCTGGGCAGAGATGGGTCGTTTTGAGGTCGCTGCTAATGGTGCTCTTTGCTTGGCCACAGTACAAGGGCTTTTGGCATGTGGGTGGCTGCAGAAGGCCAGAGAGACGTATTTAGATATGGAAGCAAAAGGATTCCCTGGTAGTCCTAAGCTCCAGAAACTTCTTAAGGAACAGAAGGTGAAGGGGGTTAGAAAAAGCAAGAGGAAAGATCTTCAAAAAGTTGGTTCTCGAGGAGGCTATAGAGGTCAACGATCAGTAGTATACAAAAATGTATCTGATAGGGGTAAGACTTGA
- the LOC106327649 gene encoding putative receptor-like protein kinase At1g80870, producing the protein MPSRQNPIQPKPFNNNRTGALFLILTVSSSLLIFLAIIYFIYHLWTSLLNRSRTIPFFDVASSPPSKLQLFSYKELKLATNDFDESNVIGKGGSGTVFRGITRDGKLFAVKRLDSLSLQSETEFQNELQILGGLKSSFLVTLLGYCVEKDHHRFLVYEYMPNKSLQELLFNEEGSCLSWERRFGIILDVAKALDFMHFGCDPPVIHGDIKPSNVLLDSEFRAKISDFGLSRVKVEEGGGYGGVDLFSQELSESTPQTGVGTPTHHHEVDFSLALQASSSSKNSRTSRNIKGMHLSSMSLAMEESEAKGKEVEEENEFEQSKEMSVSPNSVLDLGKQWGRDWWWKQEGSGELCSKDYVREWIGSQIHTENPDWDDDGKKITVSSNTPELGVSTRTVDKDESGLNEARFDTLEEKFAKEENNEKKKSRKKKKKKKHRNMEEWWKEEEHQDKKKIRVLRIKFKNRLKVPHFRYCFHGKGENGVEDREGEAAAGEFSFRRGWRRKSSSSSKKKNKSIGSEMWSGDLFSRELSSTTSMRGTLCYIAPEYGGGCCYLMEKGDIYSFGVLILVIISGRRPLHVLASPMKLEKANLVSWCRQLAQSGNVLELVDERLKDVYSKEEAGLCINLALACLQKAPELRPDISEVVRILRGEMEISATAFEFSPSPPAKIYGSRSKRRS; encoded by the coding sequence ATGCCTTCAAGACAAAACCCAATCCAACCAAAGCCATTCAACAACAACAGAACAGGAGCTCTCTTCCTAATCCTCACAGTCTCATCATCTCTCCTCATCTTCCTCGCAATCATCTACTTCATCTACCACCTCTGGACATCCCTCCTCAACCGCTCAAGAACCATCCCTTTCTTCGACGTCGCCTCCTCTCCTCCATCAAAGCTCCAGCTTTTCTCCTACAAAGAGCTCAAGCTCGCGACCAACGACTTCGACGAGTCCAACGTGATCGGCAAAGGCGGCTCGGGGACCGTGTTCAGAGGCATTACGAGGGACGGGAAGCTCTTCGCGGTCAAGAGACTCGACAGCCTCTCTCTCCAGTCCGAGACCGAGTTCCAGAACGAGCTGCAGATCCTCGGGGGCCTAAAATCGTCTTTTCTCGTGACGCTTTTGGGATACTGCGTCGAGAAGGATCACCACAGGTTCTTGGTTTACGAGTATATGCCCAACAAGAGTCTCCAAGAGCTTCTTTTCAACGAAGAAGGCTCGTGCTTGAGCTGGGAGAGGAGGTTTGGTATCATTCTTGATGTGGCGAAAGCTCTCGACTTTATGCATTTTGGATGTGACCCGCCGGTGATTCATGGAGATATCAAGCCGAGTAATGTTCTTCTTGATTCTGAGTTTAGGGCCAAGATCTCTGACTTTGGTTTGTCTAGAGTGAAAGTGGAGGAGGGAGGAGGTTATGGTGGGGTTGATCTGTTCAGTCAAGAGCTTTCTGAGAGCACTCCTCAGACGGGCGTTGGCACTCCAACGCATCATCATGAGGTTGATTTCTCTCTTGCGTTACAAGCTTCTTCGTCTTCTAAGAATAGTAGGACGAGCCGTAACATCAAGGGAATGCATCTGAGCTCGATGAGTTTGGCTATGGAAGAAAGTGAGGCGAAAGGGAAAGAGGTTGAGGAGGAGAATGAGTTTGAGCAGAGCAAGGAGATGAGTGTGAGTCCGAACTCGGTTCTTGATTTGGGGAAACAGTGGGGGAGAGATTGGTGGTGGAAGCAAGAAGGGAGTGGCGAGTTGTGTAGTAAAGATTACGTTAGGGAGTGGATAGGGAGTCAGATTCACACCGAGAATCCGGATTGGGATGATGATGGGAAGAAGATCACCGTTAGCAGTAACACGCCTGAGCTGGGAGTTTCAACTAGGACAGTAGATAAAGATGAGTCTGGTTTGAATGAAGCTAGGTTTGACACTCTAGAAGAGAAGTTTGCAAAGGAAGAGAACAACGAGAAGAAGAAATCTAGAAAGAAGAAGAAGAAGAAGAAGCATAGGAACATGGAGGAATGGTGGAAAGAGGAAGAACATCAAGACAAAAAGAAGATTAGAGTCTTGAGAATCAAGTTCAAGAACCGTTTAAAAGTCCCACATTTTCGTTACTGTTTCCATGGTAAAGGCGAAAACGGCGTGGAAGATAGAGAAGGAGAAGCAGCAGCGGGAGAGTTCAGCTTCAGAAGAGGATGGAGAAGGAAAAGCAGCAGCAGCAGCAAGAAGAAGAACAAATCAATAGGGAGTGAGATGTGGAGTGGAGATTTATTCAGCCGCGAGTTAAGCAGCACTACTAGCATGAGAGGGACACTGTGTTACATAGCACCAGAGTACGGAGGCGGCTGCTGTTACTTGATGGAGAAAGGCGATATCTACAGCTTTGGAGTGCTGATCCTAGTGATCATCTCAGGTAGGAGGCCTTTGCACGTCCTTGCGTCGCCGATGAAGCTTGAGAAAGCCAACTTGGTGAGCTGGTGTAGGCAGTTGGCTCAGTCAGGGAACGTTCTTGAGCTGGTGGACGAGAGGTTGAAGGATGTGTATAGCAAGGAAGAAGCGGGACTGTGCATTAACTTGGCTTTGGCTTGTCTACAGAAAGCGCCTGAGCTAAGGCCTGATATCAGTGAAGTTGTGAGGATACTGAGAGGTGAAATGGAGATTTCAGCGACTGCTTTTGAGTTTTCTCCATCGCCTCCTGCAAAAATTTATGGCAGTAGATCAAAGCGGAGAAGTTAA
- the LOC106327895 gene encoding phosphatidyl-N-methylethanolamine N-methyltransferase: MGIVAAIGVLLPFPFYWWLWTNPQSWVNLCGQGKDPSTVMARVSHVLKAAQLLSLFSVASLSWPPPLYFWPLMAFGQFLNFRVYQLLGEAGTYYGVRFGKNIPWVTEFPFGVIRDPQYVGSVMSLLACLSWVPFQYIFLWCLGYVFMMLVESKEDPSARAKPIS, translated from the exons ATGGGGATAGTAGCTGCGATCGGAGTGTTATTGCCATTCCCTTTCTACTGGTGGCTATGGACGAATCCTCAGTCATGGGTCAATCTCTGCGGCCAAGGAAAAGACCCTTCCACGGTGATGGCACGTGTGTCTCACGTCCTCAAGGCTGCTCAACTCCTCTCTCTCTTCTCCGTCGCCTCTCTCTCATGGCCGCCTCCGCTTTACTTCTGGCCCCTCATGGCCTTTGGCCAGTTTCTCAACTTCAG GGTATATCAACTGTTAGGTGAAGCTGGAACATATTACGGTGTACGATTCGGGAAGAACATACCTTGGGTTACAGAGTTCCCATTTGGGGTCATCAGAGATCCACAGTATGTTGGGAGTGTCATGTCTCTGTTGGCTTGCCTCTCTTGGGTTCCGTTCCAGTACATTTTCCTCTGGTGTCTCGGTTATGTTTTCATGATGCTAGTCGAGTCAAAGGAGGATCCCAGTGCTCGTGCCAAACCCATCTCCTGA